A genomic stretch from Mycobacterium malmoense includes:
- a CDS encoding dienelactone hydrolase family protein, with protein sequence MNAPSPDAIRAETITITGHGGDEIEAYRAMPLAEGSRGGIVWIHHMPGYDRETKEFVRRLAVNGYYAVAPNLYSREAPGAAPDDAAAAARAAGGVPDERLVGDAAGAVEHLRSLPGANGKFGVIGHCSGGRHAFLAACSLPFDAAVDCYGAFIVEDRPEGMPKALKPILHLAPNLSCPLLGLFGVEDKFPAPAAVAALDAELTRLGKAHEFHSYEGAGHAFFSVDRPVYRVEAAVDGWRRIDEFFATHLKG encoded by the coding sequence ATGAACGCGCCCAGTCCAGACGCCATCCGCGCGGAAACGATCACCATCACCGGCCACGGCGGCGACGAGATCGAGGCCTACCGGGCGATGCCGCTCGCCGAGGGATCGCGCGGCGGAATCGTGTGGATCCACCACATGCCCGGCTATGACCGCGAGACCAAGGAGTTCGTCCGGCGCCTCGCCGTCAACGGCTATTACGCGGTGGCCCCGAACCTGTATTCGCGCGAGGCGCCGGGAGCCGCGCCCGACGACGCCGCCGCGGCGGCGCGGGCCGCCGGCGGGGTGCCCGACGAGCGACTCGTCGGCGATGCTGCAGGCGCGGTCGAGCACCTGCGTTCCCTGCCGGGCGCGAACGGGAAGTTCGGTGTCATCGGGCACTGCTCGGGCGGGCGGCATGCGTTCCTGGCGGCCTGCTCGCTGCCGTTCGACGCCGCGGTGGACTGCTACGGCGCCTTCATCGTCGAGGATCGGCCCGAGGGCATGCCCAAAGCGCTGAAACCGATCCTGCACCTGGCGCCGAACCTGAGCTGTCCGCTGCTGGGGCTGTTCGGAGTCGAGGACAAGTTTCCGGCGCCGGCCGCGGTGGCCGCGCTGGACGCCGAGCTGACCCGGCTGGGCAAGGCGCACGAGTTTCATTCCTACGAGGGGGCGGGCCACGCGTTCTTCTCCGTCGACCGGCCGGTGTATCGGGTGGAGGCGGCGGTGGACGGCTGGCGCCGCATCGACGAGTTCTTCGCGACCCATCTGAAAGGTTAG
- a CDS encoding PPE family protein, SVP subgroup, with protein sequence MSFLTTIPEELLSAATQLEGIGNSLTAQNAGAAAPTTAIAPAAADPVSALQASIFSSYGTLYQQIAAEAQAIQQQFVSTLGLSSGTYSDTEAANVAASSPIDSLTGFLNQISTFLGGPGNSVGGNPLGLSSNGANFLSYEGGNWASAMSDCLGMAGGGLIDWPATDAASVAGAADLAGTTTPVGPGMGGMGAMAAMPVASAGQATMVGKLSVPPSWAGSFTPGVSPATAVQTVGWTSAAPQAGPGTIVPGMPGLGAAARNSAGFGAPRYGVKPIVMPKVKAV encoded by the coding sequence ATGTCGTTCTTGACAACAATCCCTGAAGAGTTGCTGTCCGCGGCGACGCAGCTGGAGGGGATCGGCAATTCACTGACGGCGCAGAATGCCGGCGCTGCCGCACCGACGACCGCCATCGCTCCCGCAGCTGCGGACCCGGTATCGGCCCTGCAGGCATCGATCTTCTCGAGCTACGGCACGCTGTACCAGCAGATCGCCGCCGAAGCCCAGGCCATCCAACAGCAGTTCGTCAGCACCCTGGGGCTCAGCTCCGGTACCTACAGCGACACCGAGGCAGCCAACGTCGCTGCGTCGTCGCCGATCGATTCGCTGACCGGGTTCCTCAACCAAATAAGCACGTTCCTTGGCGGCCCGGGCAATAGCGTCGGCGGCAACCCATTGGGCCTGTCGAGCAACGGGGCCAACTTCCTCAGCTACGAGGGCGGGAACTGGGCCTCGGCCATGTCCGACTGCCTCGGCATGGCCGGTGGCGGCCTGATCGATTGGCCTGCCACCGACGCCGCCAGCGTGGCTGGGGCCGCGGACCTCGCCGGCACGACGACGCCGGTCGGCCCGGGCATGGGCGGCATGGGGGCCATGGCCGCCATGCCGGTCGCAAGCGCGGGCCAGGCGACCATGGTCGGCAAGTTGTCGGTGCCGCCGAGTTGGGCCGGTTCCTTTACCCCGGGTGTGAGCCCTGCCACGGCGGTCCAGACCGTGGGTTGGACCTCCGCCGCGCCACAGGCCGGTCCCGGAACCATCGTGCCTGGCATGCCCGGACTGGGCGCGGCCGCACGCAACAGCGCAGGCTTCGGCGCCCCGCGCTACGGCGTCAAGCCCATCGTCATGCCGAAGGTCAAGGCCGTTTAG
- a CDS encoding PPE family protein, which yields MVLDFAALPPEVNSGLMYAGAGSGPLMAAATAWSNLAAELSTTASSWESIIANLTSQQWTGAGSAAAAAAAEPYVGWLSTTAAAAEQAATQASASAAAYETAFAATVPPPVIAANRSLLAALVATNFLGINTPAIAATEAQYAEMWVQDALTMYTYAASSAATGVLQPLTPASPTASPAAAATQTSAVSAAFANATANPAASGLSGILSNLTSLTSQPFGSGVWSFLQTNFPEAANLIYALDGLGGTLFSFNGVQQFGVTAAWFVGNTIPTSVSLIHTVANTPAAIGGWAASDVAPVAGAAGVAEGTMVGAVAPTGLGGAMSAGLGEASAVGGLSVPASWSAATPATLASSTAPLEGSGWTVASEAGEPVAAMPGMPGMAAAAKGAGAYAGPRYGFKPIVMPKQVVV from the coding sequence ATGGTTTTGGATTTTGCAGCTTTGCCCCCCGAGGTCAACTCCGGACTCATGTACGCCGGTGCCGGTTCGGGACCGCTGATGGCGGCTGCGACCGCCTGGAGCAACCTGGCCGCCGAGTTGAGCACCACGGCGTCCTCCTGGGAGTCGATCATTGCGAACCTGACCTCCCAGCAGTGGACCGGCGCGGGGTCGGCAGCGGCGGCGGCCGCGGCCGAGCCGTATGTGGGCTGGCTGAGCACCACGGCCGCGGCCGCAGAGCAGGCGGCCACCCAGGCGTCGGCGTCGGCGGCCGCCTACGAGACGGCCTTCGCGGCGACGGTGCCACCGCCGGTGATCGCCGCGAACCGGTCGCTGCTGGCGGCGCTCGTCGCGACGAACTTCCTTGGCATCAACACCCCGGCGATCGCCGCCACGGAAGCCCAGTACGCCGAGATGTGGGTCCAAGACGCCCTCACGATGTACACCTACGCGGCTTCCTCGGCGGCCACCGGGGTCCTTCAGCCGCTGACGCCGGCGTCGCCGACCGCCAGCCCGGCCGCGGCCGCCACCCAAACCTCCGCGGTTTCGGCGGCGTTCGCGAATGCCACCGCCAACCCGGCGGCGTCGGGCTTGAGTGGGATCCTGAGCAATCTGACGTCGTTGACCTCGCAGCCGTTCGGTAGTGGTGTCTGGAGCTTTTTGCAAACCAACTTCCCCGAGGCGGCGAACCTCATCTATGCGCTCGACGGCCTTGGCGGCACCCTGTTCAGCTTCAACGGCGTTCAGCAGTTCGGTGTCACGGCGGCATGGTTCGTCGGTAACACCATCCCGACGTCGGTGTCGTTGATACACACGGTTGCCAACACGCCGGCGGCGATCGGCGGCTGGGCCGCCAGCGACGTGGCACCGGTCGCCGGTGCGGCCGGCGTGGCGGAAGGAACCATGGTGGGCGCGGTGGCGCCGACCGGCCTGGGCGGAGCGATGTCGGCGGGCCTGGGCGAGGCGTCCGCGGTCGGCGGTCTGTCGGTGCCGGCCAGCTGGTCGGCGGCGACCCCGGCGACGCTGGCTTCCTCGACCGCTCCGCTGGAAGGGTCGGGATGGACCGTCGCCTCCGAGGCGGGCGAGCCGGTCGCGGCGATGCCCGGCATGCCGGGAATGGCGGCGGCAGCCAAGGGTGCCGGCGCCTACGCCGGTCCGCGATACGGGTTCAAGCCCATCGTCATGCCCAAGCAGGTGGTTGTCTGA
- a CDS encoding WXG100 family type VII secretion target has product MATRFMTDPHEMRAMAGRFEVHAQTVEDEARKMWASSMNIAGAGWSGQAQATSYDTMGQMNQAFRNIVNMLHGVRDGLIRDANNYEQQEQASQQILGS; this is encoded by the coding sequence ATGGCAACACGTTTTATGACCGATCCGCACGAGATGCGGGCGATGGCGGGTCGTTTTGAGGTGCATGCGCAGACGGTGGAGGACGAGGCTCGCAAGATGTGGGCATCCTCGATGAACATCGCTGGCGCGGGTTGGAGCGGGCAGGCCCAGGCGACTTCGTACGACACCATGGGTCAGATGAATCAGGCGTTTCGCAACATCGTGAACATGCTGCACGGGGTGCGCGACGGGTTGATCCGCGACGCCAACAACTACGAGCAGCAAGAGCAGGCCTCCCAGCAAATCCTCGGCAGCTAG
- a CDS encoding WXG100 family type VII secretion target — MTINYQFGDVDAHGATIRAQAASLEAEHQAIVRDVLAAGDFWGGSGSVACQEFITQLGRNFQVIYEQANAHGQKVQTAGSNMASTDSAVGSSWA, encoded by the coding sequence ATGACCATCAATTACCAGTTCGGCGATGTGGACGCCCATGGCGCCACCATTCGTGCCCAGGCGGCTTCGTTGGAGGCCGAGCACCAGGCCATCGTTCGTGATGTGCTGGCCGCTGGGGACTTTTGGGGTGGCTCCGGGTCGGTGGCCTGCCAGGAGTTCATCACCCAGTTGGGCCGCAACTTCCAGGTGATCTACGAGCAGGCCAACGCCCACGGGCAAAAGGTGCAGACCGCCGGCAGCAACATGGCCAGCACCGACAGCGCCGTCGGCTCCAGCTGGGCCTGA
- a CDS encoding PPE family protein, translated as MDFGALPPEINSGRMYTGPGPATMLAASAGWESLAAELQTAASGYQSVVSSLADEAWLGPTSMSMAAAVAPYVSWMTITAEQCEQAATQATAAATAFDTAYAMTVPPPLIAANRAQLMALIATNFLGQNTPAIMATEAEYAEMWAQDAMTMYNYAATSASASMFSTFTSPPQTTNPGGLAGQAGAVAQTAGTQAGGNVQTMSTQLMSSVPQALQGLATPGSSSSAGLSQAAMGTGASLGSSGASAPISALSSLTSASSKTATKSASTGAGVVSGLTSSLTSVLGGSGATGLFDVVGIGSDAAGLGADGAGLGSDGAGLGFDGYGLSLDFAGAGSILGAEGVSGFPAPGELGDGLGSLGLGGVGGLGESASVGVGQASALGTLSVPPSWAEAVSSVTPLPALDANVMPGGWGAVPGSAPGAGISKLPLGGMVGRESDGTVQRIGFRSSLIPRSPVAG; from the coding sequence ATGGACTTTGGCGCATTGCCACCAGAGATCAACTCCGGCCGGATGTATACGGGTCCTGGGCCGGCGACGATGCTGGCCGCCTCCGCGGGATGGGAGTCGCTGGCCGCCGAGCTGCAGACCGCCGCCAGCGGTTATCAGTCGGTGGTCTCGAGCCTCGCCGACGAGGCGTGGCTGGGGCCGACGTCGATGTCGATGGCCGCCGCGGTCGCGCCCTATGTGTCGTGGATGACGATTACCGCTGAGCAGTGCGAGCAGGCCGCCACCCAGGCCACGGCCGCCGCGACGGCCTTCGACACGGCCTACGCGATGACGGTGCCGCCGCCGCTGATCGCGGCCAACCGCGCGCAGCTCATGGCGTTGATCGCGACCAACTTCCTCGGGCAGAACACGCCGGCGATCATGGCGACCGAGGCCGAGTACGCCGAAATGTGGGCCCAGGACGCGATGACCATGTACAACTACGCCGCCACCTCGGCTTCCGCATCAATGTTCAGCACCTTCACGTCGCCGCCACAAACGACCAACCCGGGCGGGCTTGCCGGCCAAGCCGGTGCCGTCGCCCAAACGGCCGGCACCCAGGCCGGCGGCAACGTTCAGACGATGTCGACTCAGTTGATGTCCTCAGTGCCCCAAGCCCTGCAGGGTCTGGCGACTCCGGGATCGTCGTCGAGCGCGGGCCTGTCGCAGGCGGCGATGGGCACCGGGGCGTCGCTGGGATCGTCGGGAGCTTCCGCGCCGATCAGCGCGCTGTCGAGCCTGACCAGCGCGTCCAGTAAAACCGCGACCAAGAGTGCCAGCACCGGGGCGGGGGTCGTGTCCGGCTTGACGTCGAGCCTGACATCGGTGTTGGGCGGGAGCGGGGCGACCGGCCTGTTTGACGTGGTCGGCATTGGTTCCGATGCCGCCGGCCTGGGTGCTGATGGTGCCGGATTGGGCTCCGACGGAGCCGGACTCGGTTTCGACGGATACGGCCTGTCGCTGGACTTCGCGGGCGCCGGGTCGATTCTGGGCGCCGAGGGGGTTTCCGGCTTTCCCGCTCCGGGGGAGTTGGGTGACGGTCTGGGAAGCCTAGGGCTGGGCGGTGTGGGCGGCCTCGGCGAAAGCGCCTCGGTGGGCGTCGGCCAAGCGTCCGCACTCGGTACCTTGTCGGTACCACCGAGTTGGGCCGAGGCGGTGTCGTCGGTTACGCCGCTGCCCGCTCTCGACGCCAACGTCATGCCAGGCGGGTGGGGTGCGGTGCCGGGGTCGGCGCCCGGCGCGGGCATTTCCAAGCTGCCCTTGGGCGGTATGGTCGGGCGCGAGTCCGACGGTACGGTTCAGCGGATCGGGTTCCGCTCCTCGCTGATTCCGCGTTCGCCGGTGGCCGGATAG
- a CDS encoding response regulator transcription factor, with product MTAMSGHASSQRPRQAILGQLPRIYRTDGSPIRVLLVDDEPALTNLVKMALHYEGWVVDIAHNGREAIAKFDSVNPDVLVLDIMLPDVDGLRILQRIRESDSYTPTLFLTARDSVMDRVTGLTAGADDYMTKPFSLEELVARLRGLLRRSTQQTPPAPESLKVGDLRVDTASREVIRDGTPISLSSTEFELLRFLMRNPRRALSRTEILDRVWNYDFAGRTSIVDLYISYLRKKIDSGREPMIHTVRGVGYMLRPPE from the coding sequence ATGACCGCAATGTCGGGACACGCGAGCAGCCAGCGACCACGCCAGGCGATCCTTGGGCAGCTGCCCCGCATCTACCGCACCGATGGCTCACCCATCCGGGTTTTGCTGGTGGACGACGAGCCGGCGCTGACCAACCTGGTGAAGATGGCGCTGCACTACGAAGGCTGGGTCGTCGACATCGCCCACAACGGGCGCGAGGCCATCGCGAAGTTCGACAGCGTCAATCCCGACGTCCTGGTCCTCGACATCATGCTTCCCGACGTGGACGGGCTGCGAATACTGCAGCGGATCCGCGAATCCGATTCCTACACCCCCACACTGTTCCTCACCGCGCGCGATTCGGTCATGGACCGGGTCACCGGCCTGACCGCGGGCGCCGACGATTACATGACCAAGCCGTTCAGCCTCGAGGAACTGGTCGCCCGACTGCGCGGGTTGCTACGCAGATCCACCCAGCAAACCCCGCCCGCCCCCGAAAGCCTGAAGGTCGGCGACCTGCGCGTCGACACCGCCAGCCGCGAGGTCATCCGCGACGGCACGCCAATATCGCTTTCTTCGACCGAGTTCGAGCTGCTTCGCTTCCTCATGCGCAATCCCCGTCGCGCGTTGAGCCGCACCGAAATCCTCGACAGGGTATGGAATTACGACTTCGCCGGGCGCACCAGCATCGTCGATCTGTACATCTCGTACCTGAGGAAGAAGATCGACTCCGGCAGGGAGCCGATGATCCACACCGTCCGCGGTGTTGGATACATGCTGCGACCGCCGGAATGA
- a CDS encoding sensor histidine kinase — protein MTGARTTPWWRPHSLLRQLVLGVSAVVTIVLMVVGVVSVLNLRTYVTAMNDAEVAESLDALNHSFAKYHQDDAEHHDRSDIGRALLGFTGQNAGNVIAVLHDGHVIGSAIFFDDGPRPAPPDVVAAVEAQTWQDGLPRTVTLGGLGSFRVDSQSVDGTDDRLLVGVSVNFINRTVGGRIVTLAVFLVAVLLITAALTAWVVSYALRPLRRVAATAGEVAAMPLVGDDHRIGARVQPGDTDPDNEVGIVGHTLNRLLDNVDGALAHRAESDRRMRQFITDASHELRTPLAAIQGYAELTRQDSSALPPTTEYALARIESEARRMALLVDELLLLSRLGEGEDLQTQDVDLAELVINAVNDAAVAAPTHRWVKELPEEPVWVRGDHARLHQLVSNLLSNARLHTPPDVTVTTGITCHPGNPDAPYAELTVADNGPGIDAELLPRLFERFVRADTSRSYGSGIGLGLAIVNSIVKAHQGSVTAESANGRTVFRVRLPLIEDPAIGRHAAKRR, from the coding sequence ATGACCGGAGCGCGAACCACTCCGTGGTGGCGCCCGCACTCGTTGCTCCGACAGCTGGTATTGGGCGTGTCGGCCGTCGTGACGATCGTCCTGATGGTGGTCGGCGTGGTGTCCGTCCTGAATTTGCGAACCTATGTCACCGCCATGAACGACGCCGAGGTCGCGGAATCCCTGGACGCACTGAATCATTCGTTCGCCAAGTACCACCAGGACGATGCGGAGCATCACGATAGATCGGATATCGGGCGTGCGCTTCTGGGGTTCACCGGACAGAATGCGGGCAACGTCATCGCCGTGCTCCACGACGGCCACGTGATCGGCTCGGCGATCTTTTTCGACGACGGCCCGCGACCTGCCCCGCCCGATGTCGTTGCGGCCGTCGAGGCGCAGACCTGGCAGGACGGCCTGCCGCGCACCGTGACACTGGGCGGCCTCGGTTCGTTCCGGGTGGACAGCCAAAGCGTCGACGGCACCGACGACCGCCTCCTCGTCGGGGTGTCGGTGAACTTCATCAACCGGACCGTCGGAGGCCGAATAGTCACTCTCGCAGTGTTTTTGGTTGCGGTGCTGCTGATCACGGCCGCGCTCACGGCCTGGGTGGTCAGCTACGCGCTGCGCCCGCTGCGCCGCGTCGCCGCGACCGCCGGGGAGGTCGCCGCCATGCCGCTCGTCGGCGACGACCACCGGATCGGCGCGCGGGTCCAGCCCGGTGACACCGATCCGGACAACGAAGTCGGGATCGTCGGGCATACCTTGAATCGGTTGCTGGACAACGTGGATGGCGCCCTGGCCCATCGCGCCGAATCCGATCGGCGGATGCGGCAATTCATCACCGACGCCAGCCACGAGCTGCGAACCCCGCTGGCGGCGATCCAGGGATACGCCGAACTGACCCGCCAGGACAGCTCGGCGCTGCCGCCGACCACCGAATACGCGCTGGCCCGCATCGAGTCCGAAGCGCGCCGGATGGCGCTGCTTGTCGACGAGCTGCTGCTGCTCTCGCGCCTGGGCGAGGGCGAAGACCTGCAGACCCAAGACGTCGACCTGGCCGAGCTCGTCATCAATGCGGTGAACGACGCGGCCGTCGCGGCGCCGACCCACCGCTGGGTCAAGGAGCTGCCCGAGGAACCGGTGTGGGTTCGCGGGGATCACGCCCGGCTCCACCAGCTGGTGAGCAATCTGCTCAGCAATGCCCGGCTGCACACGCCGCCCGACGTCACGGTGACCACGGGGATCACTTGCCATCCCGGCAACCCCGATGCCCCCTACGCGGAGTTGACCGTCGCCGACAATGGCCCCGGCATTGACGCGGAACTCCTTCCCCGGCTGTTCGAGCGGTTCGTCCGCGCGGACACGTCCAGGTCTTACGGTTCGGGCATCGGGCTGGGCCTGGCCATCGTGAATTCGATCGTCAAGGCACACCAAGGCTCGGTCACCGCCGAATCCGCCAATGGCAGAACGGTTTTCCGGGTTCGGCTTCCGCTGATCGAAGACCCGGCCATAGGCCGGCACGCCGCAAAGCGCCGTTGA
- a CDS encoding potassium ABC transporter ATPase — protein sequence MGVLIYVVLTVAVFAVLGLAQKLVERL from the coding sequence ATGGGCGTGTTGATATACGTCGTGCTGACGGTGGCGGTGTTCGCCGTGCTCGGCCTGGCGCAGAAGTTGGTCGAGCGGCTGTGA
- a CDS encoding potassium-transporting ATPase subunit F — MSYENVVGLVLSILLALFLGCALLFPERF; from the coding sequence GTGAGCTACGAAAACGTCGTCGGCTTGGTGCTTTCCATCCTTCTCGCGCTGTTTCTCGGCTGCGCCCTGCTGTTCCCGGAGAGGTTCTAG
- the kdpA gene encoding potassium-transporting ATPase subunit KdpA — MSTTAAGLIFLAVLVAALVVVHVPFGDYMFRVYTSEKDLYAERVIYRLIGVDARSEQTWGAYARSVLAFSSISILFLFVFQLVQGKLPLHLHDPATQMTPGLAWNTAVSFVTNTNWQAYSGESTQGHLVQMAGLAVQNFVSAAVGMAVAVALVRGFARRRTGDLGNFWVDLVRGTLRILLPIAVISAVLLVAGGAIQNFHLHDQIVTTLNGTQQTITGGPVASQEVIKELGTNGGGFYNGNSAHPFENPTAWTNWLEIFLIAVIGFSLPRTFGRMVGSTKQGFAIAAVMATLALVSSGMAMWMQLQHHGTVPTAVSRAMEGVEQRLGVADSAVFAAATTLTSTGAVDSTHDSYTSLGGMVAMFNMQLGEVAPGGTGSGLYGMLILAVITVFVAGLMVGRTPEYLGKKINPREIKLAASYFLVTPLIVLIGTAIAMALPGERAGMLNGGPHGLSEVLYGFTSAANNNGSAFAGLSANTNWYNTALGLAMVFGRFLPIVLVLALAGSLAKQGATPQSAGTLPTHRPQFVGMVAGVTVILVALTFLPMLALGPLAEGIH; from the coding sequence GTGAGCACCACGGCGGCGGGGCTGATCTTCCTCGCCGTTCTCGTCGCAGCACTGGTCGTGGTGCATGTGCCCTTCGGCGACTACATGTTTCGGGTGTACACGTCGGAGAAGGACCTCTACGCCGAACGGGTGATCTATCGGCTGATCGGTGTCGACGCGCGCTCGGAGCAAACCTGGGGCGCCTACGCCCGAAGCGTCTTGGCGTTTTCCTCGATCAGCATCCTCTTCCTGTTCGTGTTCCAGCTGGTGCAGGGCAAGTTGCCGTTGCACCTGCACGATCCGGCCACCCAGATGACGCCTGGGCTGGCGTGGAACACCGCGGTCAGCTTCGTCACCAACACCAACTGGCAGGCCTACTCCGGCGAATCGACGCAGGGCCATCTGGTGCAGATGGCCGGGCTGGCGGTGCAGAACTTCGTCTCGGCCGCCGTCGGCATGGCCGTGGCGGTCGCGCTGGTGCGCGGGTTTGCCCGCAGGCGCACCGGCGATCTGGGGAACTTCTGGGTCGACCTGGTGCGCGGCACGCTGCGCATCCTGCTGCCGATCGCAGTCATCAGTGCGGTCCTGCTCGTTGCGGGTGGGGCGATCCAGAACTTCCATCTGCACGACCAAATTGTCACCACCCTTAACGGCACCCAGCAGACCATCACCGGCGGCCCGGTCGCCAGCCAGGAAGTCATCAAGGAACTCGGCACCAACGGCGGCGGCTTCTACAACGGCAACTCCGCGCACCCGTTTGAGAACCCCACCGCGTGGACCAACTGGCTGGAGATCTTTCTGATCGCGGTCATTGGCTTCTCGCTGCCCCGCACGTTCGGCCGCATGGTGGGCAGCACCAAGCAGGGCTTCGCGATCGCCGCGGTCATGGCGACGTTGGCCCTGGTCAGCTCCGGCATGGCGATGTGGATGCAACTGCAGCACCACGGCACCGTGCCGACCGCCGTCAGCCGGGCGATGGAGGGAGTCGAACAGCGGTTGGGTGTCGCCGACTCGGCGGTGTTCGCCGCCGCGACCACACTTACCTCTACCGGTGCCGTCGATTCGACTCACGACTCCTACACCAGCCTCGGTGGCATGGTCGCGATGTTCAACATGCAGCTCGGGGAGGTCGCGCCCGGCGGCACCGGATCCGGTCTGTACGGCATGCTGATCCTGGCGGTGATCACCGTCTTCGTCGCCGGCCTGATGGTCGGGCGCACACCGGAATACCTCGGCAAGAAGATCAACCCCCGCGAAATCAAGCTCGCCGCAAGCTATTTCCTGGTGACGCCGCTGATCGTGCTGATCGGCACCGCGATCGCGATGGCACTGCCCGGCGAACGCGCCGGCATGCTCAACGGCGGCCCGCACGGGCTGTCCGAAGTCTTGTACGGGTTCACCTCGGCGGCCAACAACAACGGGTCGGCCTTCGCCGGACTGTCCGCCAACACCAACTGGTACAACACCGCCCTCGGGCTGGCCATGGTCTTCGGCAGGTTCCTGCCGATCGTGCTCGTGCTCGCCCTGGCCGGCTCGCTGGCCAAGCAGGGCGCCACGCCGCAATCGGCCGGCACACTGCCCACGCATCGGCCGCAGTTCGTCGGAATGGTCGCCGGGGTCACGGTGATTCTCGTCGCCCTCACTTTCCTGCCCATGCTGGCGCTCGGGCCTCTCGCCGAAGGAATCCACTGA